The genomic segment TCGGCCGCGTCGCCCTCGCTCTGGGAGCCGTCTCGGTGGCCCTGTTCTTTCTTCACCTGCTCCGTGCCGGCAGCGCGCTGATGCGCCGCTGGCGCCAGATTGCGCCGCGCAGCTGGGCAGTGCGCCTGCGCCCGGTGTGGCTGCTTGGCTTCGTCGGCGTACCTGGCGCCGTCGCGGCGCTGGCGCTCGCCGGCTACATCGTTGCCGCCGGCTACGTCTTCGGCCGGCTGGTCAATTCCTTCTTCTTCGTCCTTCTCGCCATCGTCCTCTACGGCTTGATGGCGTTGTGGGTCCAGATGCAGCGGCAGCGACTCGCGCGCGAGCAGGCGGTCGTCGAGGGTGGCGCGGGAGCGCCACCGGCTGCGGGGGAATCAGGGAGTGCGCTGGCAGCACACGCCGACAGGGGGCAGCGGCTGCGTCTCGACCTCGCCGCGCTGGGCGAGGAAACGCGCTCGCTGCTCGACTTCGTCGTCACCCTGTTGCTGGTCGGCGGGCTGTGGTGGGTATGGCGCGACGCCGTGGCGACGCTTGGCGTGATCACCGATCACAAACTGTGGAGCTATACCGAAACGGTCGGCGGCAAGGCGGTGACGCACGCGCTGACGGTTGGCCGCCTGCTGCTGGCGATCGTCGTCCTGGTCATCACCGTCGTCGTCGTCCGTCGCATCGGCGCACTGCTCGACATCGTGCTGCTGCGGCGCTTCGACATGCAGGCCGACGCCACCTATGCGATCACCGTGATGACCCGTTACGCGATCGCCGGCGGCGGCATCGTCGCTGCCAGTCGTCTACTCGGCGTCGGCTGGGAGGACGTGCAGTGGCTGGTCGCCGCGCTCGGCGTCGGCCTCGGTTTCGGCCTGCAGGAGATCGTCGCCAACTTCGTCTCCGGGCTGATCGTCCTCGCCGAGCGGCCGATCCGCATCGGCGACGTGGTGACCGTCGGCGAGGTGTCCGGCAAGGTGGCGCGCATCCGCGCGCGGGCGACCGCGGTGATCGATTTCGACAACAAGGAAGTGATCATTCCGAACAAGTCGTTCATCACCGGCCACGTCGTCAACTGGACGCTGTCGAACCAGATCATCCGTCTGCTGATCAAGATCGGCGTCGGCTATGGCAGCGATATCGCGCTCGTGCAGCGGGTGATCCTCGAGGTCGTGCACGGCCACACCGACGTGCTGCCCGATCCGGCGCCGTCGGTTTTCCTGGTGGCGTTCGGCGACAGCTCGCTCGACTTCGAGATTCGCGCCTTCGTCGACGCACTCGACAAGCGGATGCGCGTGCAGCACGAGATCAACCAGGGAATCTCGCGCGCACTGGAAGAGCGGGGAATAGAGATCCCGTTCCCGCAGCGCGACCTGCACATCCGTTCGCTGCCGGAGGGCATGGCGGCCGCTGCGCGAGCCGGTGCGGCGGTGGTGGCGACGGGTCGCTGAGCGAAGAGGGCGGGCTGTCGCGTCGAAGCCGTTGCTGCGGCGACATGCGAGCCGGCAGCGCCCGGCGGCTTTTCGGGCGGCAAATTGGTCCACGGTTGCTCGGCGCCAGCCGGGGGCCGTTTTCCGTGTCTGGCCGACGCAGCCGCTGCATGCGTTTCCTAGTTGCCGTCGCTGCGGGGTGGCGGCCCGCTGCAAAGCCCGATGTCGGCCGATTTTACAGGCGGAGGGCCAGACCCGTGCCGGGGCTGCTGGTGGACCTCATTAAAGCAGATGCTTGGAGCAGAATCATCGTGCAGGCACGGTATTTGCTGCAGTTCAGCCGGCGTTCCTGTCCGCCAACTGCGGCAAGCCTGCTGCTGCAAGGAGGCGGTGCAGGGCTTGCCGTCTCCCGCCAACCTTTTCCGGAGCCAACAACAGTGAAAACCATTTCCTCCCTGCTCGCTTCCCTGCTGCTTGCAGGCGCCAGCTCGCTCGCGCACGCCGGCACGATCGATTTCGACAACCTAAGCTTGGCCGACTGGGATGTCATCCCAGGCACCTACGGTGACCATGGTGCCGGCGGTGCCGGTGACGCGCGCGTCGGTGTGAGCTACGGCGGCAGCAGCGGCGCCACCAACTACCTCCTCTTCTGGAACAACGACTACGGCGATCTGAACAAGGTCGCGTTCACGCCGACCAACGGCACGCTCGCCCGGATCAGCTTCACGGCCGACCCCGGCTGGCTGATCAGTTCGGTGTCGTTCGAGCTGGCTGGCTGGCCCAACGTGGACTTGCTCGCGCAGACGATCGGCGCCGGAATTGGACCAGTGACCGCAAGCTTCGCGCCAACGACCGTGCAGGGTGACTTTGCCACCCCGCCACGTCATTCGAGCTTCGGCCTCGGCACTGCCGGTGCGAGCACGGCCTATATCGAGTGGGGAACCGACTGGAACATCGGTATCGACAACATCAGCTTCGACGTGATCCGTGACCCAGCCGCACCGGTTCCAGAGCCGGGTTCGCTGGCGCTGCTGGCGACGGCGCTCGGTCTTGCCGCGGCCGGGCAACGCCGCCGCGCGGCGCGTCACTGACCCAAGCCAGCGGGCGAGGCCGGCGGCGCCGGTCTCGCGGCGCCAAGCGAAGCGGCGTCGTGGCTTACAACGGACGCTTGACCGTCAGCGCACCACGAATCTGCCCCTTGGCGTAACCGGTTGCGCGGTCATCGGGGTAGTGATCGGAAAGTTTCCGGCGCAGGTCTGCATCGAGACTGTCGACGGGACCGTGGCAGCCGAGGCAGACCTCGCTGACCGGCAGCGCCTTCATGTAGCGCAGCACCGGACGACCGTTGAGCGAGACGATCTCGCTCGCCTCGATCGTCTCCGGCTTCTCGCCGGCGGCGGCGCGGCGGTCGAAGTCCGCCAGTCGTGCCGCTTCCCACGCATCCGGCGTGCCGCGCTCGGCGTTGCGCGTCTTCAGGCTGACGCGCCGGATGTCCCAGCCGGTTTCGGCGCGCTTCTTCGCGATCAACTGCGGTGCCAGGTCCTTGCAGACGGGAATCGCGCCGGCGACCCCCTCGTTCGTCACGGCTTCCTGCATCGTGGCGATGACTTTCGGAATGACCGGCAGGACGGTGTTCCGGGTTTCGCTGCTCAGCGCAGCCAGATCCTGGGCGCAGACCGGCAGGCTGCAGCTGACGAGGAGGGCGATGGCGATGGGCGACTGCATGCTCGGCCTCCTCAGGCCGCTGCCGCGGTGGTTGCGGTTTCGCTGACCGAGAAGGCAATCTCGGCGCCCGTCTGGACGATCTTCTTCACGGCGCACTCGCTGATCGCCTGCAGCACGCGTTCCCGTTGTTCGGCGGAAAAAGTCTCGGGAAAGCTGACTTCGGTGCGGAAGCGCGACAGCGTCAGCGGACCGCCATGGCCGGCGAAGGGCTTGCAG from the Accumulibacter sp. genome contains:
- a CDS encoding OsmC family protein; its protein translation is MYSVDVDDSKVITVSGGRHRASYAVDGSQMNPLEAFYAVLAGCAAVYAKKECKAMGIPAAGIRIGCKPFAGHGGPLTLSRFRTEVSFPETFSAEQRERVLQAISECAVKKIVQTGAEIAFSVSETATTAAAA
- a CDS encoding Tll0287-like domain-containing protein, whose protein sequence is MQSPIAIALLVSCSLPVCAQDLAALSSETRNTVLPVIPKVIATMQEAVTNEGVAGAIPVCKDLAPQLIAKKRAETGWDIRRVSLKTRNAERGTPDAWEAARLADFDRRAAAGEKPETIEASEIVSLNGRPVLRYMKALPVSEVCLGCHGPVDSLDADLRRKLSDHYPDDRATGYAKGQIRGALTVKRPL
- a CDS encoding PEP-CTERM sorting domain-containing protein: MPGLLVDLIKADAWSRIIVQARYLLQFSRRSCPPTAASLLLQGGGAGLAVSRQPFPEPTTVKTISSLLASLLLAGASSLAHAGTIDFDNLSLADWDVIPGTYGDHGAGGAGDARVGVSYGGSSGATNYLLFWNNDYGDLNKVAFTPTNGTLARISFTADPGWLISSVSFELAGWPNVDLLAQTIGAGIGPVTASFAPTTVQGDFATPPRHSSFGLGTAGASTAYIEWGTDWNIGIDNISFDVIRDPAAPVPEPGSLALLATALGLAAAGQRRRAARH
- a CDS encoding mechanosensitive ion channel domain-containing protein, with protein sequence MRRRQRGISRPTADLRRWLVWLCLLLSSAVLAQPVDPLRVVAERNDQISTNIAATVQAIEEPAKALADLRRDQAELEQRMRWVERRASVQALGQEFAETLREYLRGLPSAEQAAAGKERRMELLAAASDSELAVERALHRLDDLDAASASLLAKAPPPVSDEERAQRLRTLTAALRQQRDLLHRLSAEQSRMRKTLDEAGEAASALLEDADAARVKLTELLFWTPAPPGARTLAELPPALLWTFSPAHWREAGDALCSEFGRMPSSSAATLSMVGLLLLLRGRLRRLLLALSPAALPADRYRLRHALGALAVTCLLALPLPLLMWTAAGPLASAVESQEFTSALGHALLVVGRLLLALLITAWLLDPGGVAARHFGWDETLLVAMRRDLRALTLVFVPLMLVAAMNGTAHAPFANEESLGRVALALGAVSVALFFLHLLRAGSALMRRWRQIAPRSWAVRLRPVWLLGFVGVPGAVAALALAGYIVAAGYVFGRLVNSFFFVLLAIVLYGLMALWVQMQRQRLAREQAVVEGGAGAPPAAGESGSALAAHADRGQRLRLDLAALGEETRSLLDFVVTLLLVGGLWWVWRDAVATLGVITDHKLWSYTETVGGKAVTHALTVGRLLLAIVVLVITVVVVRRIGALLDIVLLRRFDMQADATYAITVMTRYAIAGGGIVAASRLLGVGWEDVQWLVAALGVGLGFGLQEIVANFVSGLIVLAERPIRIGDVVTVGEVSGKVARIRARATAVIDFDNKEVIIPNKSFITGHVVNWTLSNQIIRLLIKIGVGYGSDIALVQRVILEVVHGHTDVLPDPAPSVFLVAFGDSSLDFEIRAFVDALDKRMRVQHEINQGISRALEERGIEIPFPQRDLHIRSLPEGMAAAARAGAAVVATGR